Proteins encoded by one window of Thermococcus sp. Bubb.Bath:
- a CDS encoding helix-turn-helix domain-containing protein, with protein sequence MKNVKVLEALEDGEKTIEEIAEKTGIDPMEVRRYLLRFSEQGKVESFEKEDKIYWKIKEKKPEEDEFKYV encoded by the coding sequence ATGAAGAACGTCAAGGTTTTGGAGGCACTTGAGGATGGGGAGAAGACCATTGAGGAGATAGCTGAAAAGACAGGGATCGACCCCATGGAAGTCAGGAGGTACCTGCTCCGTTTCTCCGAGCAGGGAAAGGTGGAGAGCTTTGAAAAAGAGGACAAAATCTACTGGAAGATAAAGGAGAAGAAGCCAGAGGAAGACGAGTTCAAGTACGTCTGA
- a CDS encoding Sjogren's syndrome/scleroderma autoantigen 1 family protein, with the protein MNVKGPTDEEIRNVITPLMLSGAKMLDRHCPVCGSPLFEKDGKVFCPVCEYRAKNKRDSIADRNVDVEAALWAKLAELASALPSDVNALEKHLSAMEKIIELILKYRALEGGE; encoded by the coding sequence ATGAACGTGAAAGGGCCCACCGACGAGGAGATAAGGAACGTCATAACGCCCCTAATGCTCTCCGGAGCCAAGATGCTGGACAGGCACTGCCCTGTATGCGGCTCACCCCTCTTCGAAAAGGACGGGAAGGTTTTCTGCCCAGTCTGCGAGTACAGGGCCAAGAATAAGCGCGACTCCATTGCAGATAGGAACGTTGATGTAGAGGCAGCCCTCTGGGCGAAACTGGCGGAGCTGGCATCGGCCCTTCCGAGTGATGTGAATGCCCTTGAGAAACACTTAAGTGCAATGGAGAAGATAATAGAACTGATATTGAAGTATCGGGCATTGGAGGGAGGAGAATGA
- a CDS encoding ATP-binding cassette domain-containing protein — protein MKVEVENLGVNYGPVWGIRGVSFNVEADRLAIVGHNGSGKTTLLSILSGLRKPTEGKATINGTEPYLRKDKWVVIRYSFEKPQFSIPVRVRDLVETLMVNSRCPHVGDLVDALGIGEFMDHRLDGLSSGQAQLCNLLMALSCDADVVVLDEPTAHLDSYRAGIIDDLLSKRKGLILATHDPEEGEAVADHFIIMKEGKLVWQGDRKDLFAEGIYEITLTEKELGLPKGIQVVHSFGAIVVARADEELLNDLFRKGVIAGFKRAGLRYAYAESR, from the coding sequence ATGAAGGTGGAAGTGGAGAACCTTGGGGTGAACTATGGGCCGGTTTGGGGTATAAGGGGCGTCAGCTTCAACGTGGAAGCGGACAGGCTCGCCATTGTCGGGCACAACGGGAGCGGCAAAACGACGCTCCTCTCCATTCTTTCCGGCTTGAGGAAGCCGACCGAGGGAAAGGCAACGATAAACGGCACTGAGCCCTACCTTCGGAAGGACAAATGGGTCGTCATCCGCTATTCCTTCGAAAAGCCCCAGTTCTCAATACCTGTGAGGGTTAGGGACCTCGTTGAGACGCTCATGGTTAACAGCAGGTGCCCCCACGTTGGCGACCTTGTTGATGCCCTGGGGATCGGCGAGTTCATGGATCACCGCCTTGATGGCCTCTCCAGCGGCCAAGCACAGCTTTGCAACCTTCTAATGGCCCTCTCCTGTGATGCCGATGTGGTGGTCCTCGACGAGCCCACTGCGCACCTCGACTCTTACAGGGCTGGCATCATCGATGACCTGCTCTCTAAGAGGAAGGGCCTTATACTGGCAACCCACGACCCGGAGGAGGGGGAGGCGGTGGCTGATCACTTCATCATTATGAAGGAGGGGAAACTTGTGTGGCAGGGAGACAGGAAGGACCTGTTCGCGGAGGGAATCTACGAGATAACGTTAACTGAGAAAGAGCTGGGGCTTCCTAAGGGTATACAAGTGGTTCACAGCTTTGGGGCAATAGTTGTTGCCAGAGCCGATGAGGAGCTTTTGAACGACCTCTTTAGAAAAGGAGTGATCGCGGGGTTTAAAAGGGCGGGGTTGCGCTATGCTTACGCGGAAAGCCGTTAG
- a CDS encoding DUF167 domain-containing protein — protein sequence MKFLKETKDGVLLFIHVQPKAKKNAIEGVDEWRGRLKVRVSAPPVEGKANKEVVMFFSKLLGAEVSILRGETGREKDILVKGLSAEEVKKKLGI from the coding sequence ATGAAGTTCCTTAAGGAGACCAAGGACGGTGTTCTACTCTTCATCCACGTCCAGCCCAAAGCGAAGAAGAACGCGATTGAAGGGGTGGATGAGTGGCGTGGAAGGCTGAAAGTCAGGGTATCGGCACCGCCCGTTGAAGGCAAAGCGAACAAGGAGGTCGTCATGTTCTTCTCAAAGCTCCTTGGAGCTGAAGTCAGTATTCTTCGCGGAGAAACGGGCAGGGAGAAGGACATTCTGGTGAAGGGGCTGAGCGCGGAGGAAGTGAAGAAAAAGCTGGGGATTTAG
- the coaBC gene encoding bifunctional phosphopantothenoylcysteine decarboxylase/phosphopantothenate--cysteine ligase CoaBC translates to MLHHVKLIYATKSRKLVGKKIVLAIPGSIAAVECVKLARELIRHGAEVHAVMSENAQKIIHPYAMEFATGNPIVTEITGFIEHVELAGEHENKADLVLVCPATANTISKIACGIDDTPVTTVVTTAFAHTPIMIAPAMHSTMYDHPIVKENIEKLKKLGVEFIQPRFEEGKAKVASIEEITYHVIRKLHKKDLAGKHILVTAGATREYIDPIRYITNASSGKMGVAIAEEAELRGAEVTLIKTKGSVPSLVENQIEVETVEEMLEAIENELKSKKYDIVILAAAVSDFRVKDKAAAKIKSGKPLTLELEPTPKIIDRVKALQPAVFLVGFKAETGLSEEELLKAARKQIERAGSDLVVANTLSAFGSEENEVMLVGRASVKKLPRMEKRELAERLWDEIIPLLS, encoded by the coding sequence ATGCTCCACCACGTTAAACTCATCTACGCGACCAAAAGCAGGAAGCTCGTTGGCAAAAAAATCGTTCTAGCCATTCCTGGAAGTATAGCCGCGGTCGAATGCGTCAAGCTCGCGAGGGAGTTGATACGGCACGGTGCCGAGGTTCACGCGGTGATGAGCGAGAACGCACAAAAGATAATCCATCCGTACGCTATGGAGTTCGCCACCGGAAACCCCATCGTTACAGAAATCACGGGCTTCATCGAACACGTCGAGCTCGCGGGAGAGCACGAGAACAAAGCTGACCTCGTCCTAGTCTGCCCAGCGACGGCAAACACCATCTCAAAAATCGCCTGTGGAATCGACGATACGCCAGTTACAACCGTTGTTACGACAGCCTTCGCTCACACTCCAATAATGATAGCCCCAGCGATGCATTCAACGATGTACGACCACCCTATTGTGAAAGAGAACATTGAGAAGCTGAAGAAACTGGGTGTAGAGTTCATCCAGCCGAGATTTGAGGAGGGCAAGGCAAAAGTGGCCTCAATCGAGGAGATAACCTACCATGTTATACGGAAGCTCCACAAGAAGGACCTTGCCGGGAAGCACATTCTCGTCACGGCCGGCGCAACAAGAGAGTACATAGACCCGATACGCTACATAACCAACGCAAGCAGCGGGAAGATGGGCGTTGCCATAGCTGAGGAGGCCGAACTCAGAGGGGCAGAGGTAACCCTCATCAAAACTAAGGGAAGCGTGCCGAGCCTTGTGGAGAACCAGATTGAAGTCGAGACCGTCGAGGAGATGCTGGAAGCGATAGAGAACGAACTGAAAAGCAAAAAATACGATATCGTTATCCTAGCGGCTGCCGTCAGTGACTTCCGCGTTAAGGATAAGGCAGCCGCCAAGATAAAGAGCGGAAAGCCGTTAACCCTCGAGCTCGAGCCGACCCCGAAGATAATTGACCGCGTGAAGGCTCTCCAGCCCGCCGTCTTCCTCGTTGGCTTCAAGGCAGAGACCGGGCTGAGCGAGGAGGAGCTTCTCAAAGCGGCCAGGAAGCAGATAGAGCGCGCCGGGAGCGATTTGGTAGTCGCCAACACTCTTAGTGCCTTTGGAAGCGAGGAGAACGAGGTTATGCTCGTGGGCAGGGCTTCTGTGAAAAAACTCCCAAGGATGGAGAAAAGAGAGCTGGCCGAACGATTGTGGGATGAGATAATCCCACTTCTATCGTGA
- a CDS encoding nucleotidyltransferase family protein: MTRKLEDIKRILEEHKHELRARFGVRTMAIFGSYARGEEGELSDLDILVEFERPVGWEIVDLKDYLEFLLGVEIDLVTKNAAMSRKRFWEHIKGELVYV; this comes from the coding sequence ATGACGCGGAAATTGGAGGATATCAAGAGGATTTTGGAAGAACACAAACATGAGCTCCGCGCACGCTTTGGGGTTAGGACTATGGCCATATTCGGCTCCTACGCGCGGGGCGAGGAGGGCGAGCTTAGTGACCTTGATATCCTCGTTGAATTTGAGAGACCAGTAGGTTGGGAGATAGTGGACCTAAAGGACTACCTTGAGTTCCTGTTGGGAGTAGAGATAGACCTCGTCACAAAGAACGCCGCAATGAGCCGGAAAAGGTTTTGGGAGCACATAAAGGGTGAGCTGGTGTATGTCTAA
- a CDS encoding DUF6062 family protein, translating into MDLIGIYLKEAMNEGCPVCRILRSYEESQIDTILYEHVNDPEVRKKFQESLGLCTYHAWKTLKKAYSEPLLGPLGVAIIYESILSRYITSLEERKPLDEGECFLCDLVQQKEKDTVEAFAERIEELLPEYEKSSSILCKRHYEMLLREVGQRDPETADRLRKIQIEKLKGLQKRINSFINKFDYRAEKEPTKEEASSLPLTVEALKGLETGATIREHQEKKRGFLPWR; encoded by the coding sequence ATGGACTTAATAGGAATCTATTTGAAGGAAGCCATGAACGAAGGATGCCCGGTGTGCAGGATCCTGCGCTCCTACGAGGAATCGCAGATAGACACCATCCTCTACGAGCACGTGAACGACCCGGAGGTCAGGAAAAAATTCCAGGAGAGCCTGGGCCTCTGCACGTACCACGCCTGGAAGACGCTCAAAAAAGCGTACTCGGAGCCCCTCCTCGGACCCCTTGGGGTAGCGATAATCTACGAGAGCATCCTCTCACGCTACATCACCTCCCTGGAGGAGAGAAAGCCCCTGGACGAGGGAGAGTGTTTCCTCTGCGACCTCGTTCAGCAGAAGGAGAAGGACACGGTAGAGGCGTTTGCGGAGAGGATTGAAGAGCTGCTCCCAGAGTACGAGAAATCGAGCTCAATCCTCTGTAAGAGGCACTACGAGATGCTTCTCCGGGAGGTCGGCCAGAGAGACCCAGAAACCGCGGACAGACTCCGGAAAATCCAAATAGAAAAACTAAAAGGCCTCCAGAAACGGATAAATTCCTTCATAAACAAGTTCGATTACAGGGCAGAGAAGGAGCCAACGAAGGAAGAGGCATCCTCCCTACCCCTGACGGTAGAAGCCCTGAAAGGCCTTGAAACTGGGGCAACCATTCGGGAGCACCAGGAGAAAAAGAGGGGGTTCTTACCGTGGAGATAA
- the trmBL2 gene encoding HTH-type transcriptional regulator TrmBL2 translates to MVKDRMVELLQEHFELNLYEARAYVALVGFGVLTPAELASVSEVPAPRTYDVLRSLEKKGFAISQPGKVNKYRPVHPENILEKFIEEWQERIKEELELKKKAKEELLELMNPLIETEIPKYGVERVWVVRGIRNATLKTREMFEDVKEKILLADDGYIAANLEKEIISAADRGVAVKIIVAENLLPRIKTSKLIDYGKKGKIELKVLDKFELPMLICDDEVFFALEDMAARYFNYETQIWIRDFRVRNLFEGKFNEYWEKAKKL, encoded by the coding sequence ATGGTGAAGGATAGGATGGTGGAGCTCCTCCAGGAGCACTTTGAGTTGAACCTCTACGAGGCAAGGGCGTACGTGGCACTCGTGGGGTTCGGAGTTCTGACACCGGCAGAACTGGCCAGCGTCTCTGAGGTTCCGGCGCCGAGAACCTACGACGTTCTCAGGAGCCTCGAGAAGAAAGGATTCGCCATTAGCCAGCCCGGTAAGGTCAACAAGTACAGGCCCGTCCACCCGGAGAACATCCTCGAGAAGTTCATCGAGGAGTGGCAGGAGCGCATCAAGGAAGAGCTTGAACTCAAGAAGAAGGCCAAGGAAGAGCTCCTTGAGCTCATGAACCCGCTCATCGAGACCGAGATTCCGAAGTACGGTGTCGAGAGGGTATGGGTCGTCCGCGGAATAAGGAACGCCACTCTCAAGACCAGGGAGATGTTCGAAGACGTCAAGGAGAAGATACTCCTCGCCGACGATGGTTACATAGCAGCTAACCTGGAGAAGGAGATAATCTCAGCCGCCGACAGGGGCGTCGCCGTTAAGATAATAGTGGCCGAGAACCTCCTTCCGAGGATAAAGACCTCGAAGCTCATCGACTACGGCAAGAAGGGCAAGATCGAGCTCAAGGTTCTCGACAAGTTCGAGCTTCCGATGCTCATTTGCGACGACGAGGTATTCTTTGCCCTCGAGGACATGGCCGCTCGCTACTTCAACTACGAGACCCAGATATGGATAAGGGACTTCAGGGTCAGGAACCTCTTTGAGGGCAAGTTCAATGAGTACTGGGAGAAGGCCAAGAAGCTCTGA
- a CDS encoding sulfite exporter TauE/SafE family protein: MQTVPLSIISLSSGFIGSLMSGGSIVIFSLLTFLGIPVQSAVGTLKVAIAALTIVSAITYYRGGAVEVRTAPYLTTFSVLGALWGSYFFSSLPEGSAGALSLVLLLMGLYFSIRPGSEMSGARVKKASSAWISGVGLLIGAYIGIRGIASTLIVIAALRAFFGMDMLKANGTAKALIFFNNLVAAGVYGLGGQIEYSLLLPVVVPVCVGAWLGVKAGLKLGSEGLRWFYILIGAATALKLLSELVWGTR; the protein is encoded by the coding sequence GTGCAGACCGTACCCCTCTCCATCATCTCCCTCTCATCCGGCTTCATCGGTTCCCTCATGAGCGGCGGGAGCATCGTGATATTCTCCCTGCTGACCTTCCTCGGGATTCCCGTGCAGAGTGCCGTTGGGACGTTAAAGGTGGCCATAGCGGCGCTGACCATCGTCTCGGCAATAACTTACTACCGCGGCGGTGCCGTTGAGGTGAGAACCGCTCCGTATCTGACCACCTTCTCCGTCCTCGGGGCCCTGTGGGGCAGCTACTTCTTCTCATCTCTCCCCGAGGGGTCGGCCGGTGCCCTGTCGCTGGTTCTGCTTCTCATGGGATTGTACTTCTCGATCCGGCCTGGCTCGGAGATGAGTGGAGCGAGAGTGAAGAAGGCCAGTTCCGCCTGGATCTCCGGGGTGGGGCTCCTCATCGGTGCCTACATCGGAATCCGGGGGATAGCGTCAACGCTCATAGTAATAGCCGCATTGAGGGCCTTTTTTGGAATGGACATGCTGAAGGCCAACGGCACGGCGAAGGCCCTCATCTTCTTCAACAACCTTGTCGCGGCCGGGGTGTACGGGCTCGGCGGGCAGATAGAATACTCCCTGCTTCTTCCGGTCGTCGTTCCGGTCTGCGTTGGGGCGTGGCTCGGTGTGAAGGCCGGTTTGAAACTGGGAAGCGAGGGGCTCAGGTGGTTTTACATTCTTATAGGTGCCGCAACTGCCTTAAAGCTTCTGAGCGAGCTGGTATGGGGGACAAGATGA
- a CDS encoding phosphorylating glyceraldehyde-3-phosphate dehydrogenase produces the protein MKVKVGVNGYGTIGKRVAYAVSRQDDMELIGVTKTKPDFEAYRAKELGIPVYAASEEFLPRFEKTGFEVAGTLNDLLEKVDVIVDATPGGMGAKNKALYEKAGVKAVFEGGEKASTAEVSFVAQANYEKALGKDYVRVVSCNTTGLTRTLSALQEYIDYVYAVMIRRAADPNDSKRGPVNAITPSVTVPSHHGPDVQTVIPINIETMAFTVPTTLMHVHSIMIELKKPITREDVIDIFENTTRVLLFEKEKGFESTAQLIEFARDLHREWNNLYEIAVWKESVSVKGNRLFYIQAVHQESDVVPENVDAIRAMFELADKWESIRKTNRSLGILK, from the coding sequence ATGAAGGTCAAGGTCGGTGTCAACGGTTATGGCACGATTGGAAAGCGCGTGGCCTACGCGGTCTCAAGGCAGGACGATATGGAGCTCATCGGGGTAACAAAGACGAAACCTGACTTCGAGGCTTACCGAGCTAAGGAGCTCGGAATTCCAGTCTACGCCGCGAGCGAGGAGTTCCTCCCGCGTTTTGAAAAGACCGGCTTCGAAGTGGCCGGAACGCTTAATGACCTCTTAGAGAAGGTCGACGTCATCGTTGACGCCACCCCTGGAGGAATGGGGGCCAAAAACAAGGCCCTCTACGAAAAAGCCGGCGTTAAGGCGGTTTTTGAGGGTGGGGAGAAGGCTTCAACGGCAGAGGTCTCCTTCGTGGCCCAGGCCAACTACGAAAAGGCCCTGGGAAAGGACTACGTGAGGGTGGTTTCCTGCAACACGACAGGTTTGACTAGGACGCTCTCTGCCCTTCAGGAGTACATCGACTACGTCTACGCCGTAATGATTAGAAGGGCCGCAGACCCAAACGACTCCAAACGCGGCCCGGTCAACGCTATAACGCCCAGCGTAACCGTTCCCTCCCACCATGGGCCTGACGTGCAGACGGTTATCCCGATAAACATCGAGACGATGGCCTTCACTGTGCCCACCACCCTCATGCACGTCCACAGCATTATGATCGAGCTCAAGAAGCCGATAACGAGAGAAGACGTGATAGATATCTTCGAGAACACCACCAGAGTTCTCCTCTTCGAAAAGGAAAAGGGCTTCGAGAGCACGGCCCAGCTCATAGAGTTCGCCCGCGACCTCCACCGCGAGTGGAACAACCTCTACGAGATAGCTGTCTGGAAGGAGAGCGTAAGCGTGAAGGGCAACAGGCTCTTCTACATCCAGGCCGTCCACCAGGAGAGCGATGTCGTTCCGGAGAACGTCGACGCAATAAGGGCCATGTTCGAGCTCGCCGACAAGTGGGAGAGCATAAGGAAGACGAACAGGAGCCTTGGGATTCTGAAGTGA
- a CDS encoding DUF190 domain-containing protein — protein sequence MVEVEHWNTLRLKIYIGENDRCDGKPLYKAIVEKLREIGMAGVTVYRGIYGFGKKSRVHSSDVMRLSTDLPVVIEVVDRGYKIEKAICEIKPMIRDGLITVEPVIVVWVGTQEEVKKFEEDAVREEE from the coding sequence ATGGTTGAGGTCGAGCACTGGAACACGCTCCGGCTGAAAATATACATCGGCGAGAACGACCGCTGTGATGGAAAGCCCCTTTACAAGGCGATAGTTGAAAAGCTCCGTGAGATAGGAATGGCCGGAGTGACCGTTTACCGTGGCATCTACGGCTTCGGGAAGAAGAGCCGTGTTCACTCCAGCGATGTGATGAGGCTCTCCACAGACCTGCCTGTTGTGATAGAGGTCGTTGATAGGGGCTACAAGATAGAGAAAGCCATCTGTGAGATAAAACCTATGATAAGAGACGGACTCATCACGGTTGAGCCCGTCATCGTGGTGTGGGTCGGAACGCAGGAGGAGGTCAAGAAGTTCGAGGAAGACGCCGTCAGGGAGGAGGAATGA
- the crcB gene encoding fluoride efflux transporter CrcB: MNGRIALAIALGGALGALFRFYISGLLPVYGEFPVGTLMVNSIASLILGYIYGLLFWGFDVPPDWRAFFGTGFCGALSTFSTFSYETFSLLLEREYLMATLNILANVIITILLVFAGFMLARR; encoded by the coding sequence GTGAACGGCAGGATAGCACTCGCAATAGCACTGGGCGGTGCATTGGGGGCCCTTTTTAGATTTTATATCTCCGGCCTGCTTCCGGTCTACGGTGAATTCCCTGTTGGAACTTTAATGGTGAACAGTATAGCCAGCCTAATCCTGGGCTACATCTACGGCCTCCTCTTCTGGGGCTTTGACGTTCCCCCAGACTGGAGGGCCTTTTTCGGGACGGGATTCTGTGGCGCTTTGAGCACGTTTTCAACTTTCTCCTATGAAACTTTCTCTCTCCTCCTCGAGAGGGAGTATCTGATGGCCACCCTTAACATCCTAGCAAACGTTATAATCACGATCCTCCTAGTATTCGCGGGCTTCATGCTGGCCCGGAGGTGA
- a CDS encoding aspartate/glutamate racemase family protein, with product MKKIGIIGGTTPESTCYYYQNYIKISREKFGPFTFPELIIYSINFKEFQNNPRGWEGRTEILINAAKALERAGAELIAMSANTPHIVFPQVQKAVNVQMVSIIDALIEEMRHRGVKKVLLLGTKTTMTADFYKNALKEAGFEVIVPNEEEIERVDGIIFSELSFENLESKPYLVELVEKYARENGIEGVILGCTELPLAIKPGDVSVEVFDTAAIHMRKLIELAAE from the coding sequence GTGAAGAAGATAGGAATAATCGGCGGAACCACCCCGGAATCCACCTGCTACTACTATCAGAACTACATCAAGATCAGCAGGGAGAAGTTCGGTCCCTTCACGTTCCCGGAGCTGATAATATACTCAATTAACTTCAAGGAGTTCCAGAACAACCCGCGCGGCTGGGAGGGCAGAACGGAAATCCTCATAAACGCGGCAAAGGCCCTTGAGAGAGCTGGGGCAGAGCTAATAGCCATGTCCGCCAACACACCGCATATAGTCTTCCCCCAGGTCCAGAAAGCTGTAAACGTGCAGATGGTGAGTATAATCGACGCCCTGATCGAGGAGATGAGGCACAGAGGTGTTAAGAAGGTTCTTCTCCTTGGAACCAAGACGACCATGACCGCCGACTTTTACAAGAATGCCCTCAAAGAGGCGGGCTTTGAGGTCATCGTTCCGAACGAGGAAGAGATTGAAAGGGTTGACGGAATCATCTTCAGCGAGCTTTCCTTTGAGAACCTGGAGAGTAAGCCCTACCTCGTAGAACTCGTTGAGAAGTATGCGAGGGAGAATGGGATAGAGGGAGTCATCCTCGGCTGCACAGAGCTACCGCTTGCTATCAAGCCTGGAGATGTCTCAGTTGAGGTCTTTGACACTGCCGCGATCCACATGAGGAAGCTCATCGAACTCGCTGCGGAATGA
- a CDS encoding DUF402 domain-containing protein → MKRIHLIYKRIPNRVLEREDEVVADLGDVIVAKARFSGMLAPLKVNGVKVIDNGYNMLYFAFTGENCDILKVYDEEGNFKGLYIDVLAYTKRDGDNLEMLDLFLDVFVFPNGEAFLLDEDELEMALNYGFIDKKTFDFAYSVAREILEKLKRKEFPPEIVWKYDWGD, encoded by the coding sequence ATGAAGAGAATCCACTTAATCTACAAACGCATTCCGAACAGGGTTCTTGAGAGGGAAGACGAGGTAGTTGCGGATTTAGGGGACGTTATAGTTGCCAAAGCCCGCTTCTCCGGCATGCTGGCCCCGCTCAAAGTTAACGGCGTTAAGGTTATAGACAACGGTTACAACATGCTCTACTTCGCCTTCACCGGAGAGAACTGCGACATCCTCAAGGTCTACGACGAAGAGGGGAACTTTAAAGGGCTCTACATCGACGTTCTGGCCTACACGAAGCGTGATGGAGATAATCTTGAGATGCTTGACCTGTTTCTGGATGTTTTTGTCTTCCCCAACGGGGAAGCCTTTCTCCTCGATGAAGACGAGCTTGAGATGGCTCTCAACTATGGATTTATAGATAAGAAAACCTTCGACTTCGCCTATTCGGTAGCGAGAGAGATACTCGAAAAGCTTAAGCGGAAGGAGTTCCCGCCGGAGATCGTGTGGAAGTACGACTGGGGGGATTGA
- a CDS encoding arginase family protein, giving the protein MVTLIPFGEKPNREGVHYARKLLEKEGLLGEDVNIVDARNPETLSRLVPSDCCYVIGEHLATYSIVGKLRPASLISVDAHTDLMHDYLDHGSWLAYSLEEHRVERAAVIAPVLMIPTTKRTELWTRRVRIYPALPRTRKTPRGWKSYLNLANHGVDGVVEDAREYLGGDVYLTVDLDVLRPEYRIARFQHGELTLDELLELLERVTKAFNVVAFDVAEVSDRIKRSRLGKEALIEVFRLLMEG; this is encoded by the coding sequence ATGGTAACTCTCATCCCGTTCGGCGAGAAACCAAACCGCGAGGGTGTCCACTACGCCAGAAAGCTGCTTGAAAAGGAAGGGCTTTTAGGGGAGGACGTTAATATAGTGGATGCTAGGAACCCTGAGACCCTCAGTAGACTGGTCCCCTCTGACTGCTGCTACGTAATCGGGGAACATCTGGCTACATACTCCATAGTCGGAAAGCTCCGGCCCGCGTCCCTCATCAGCGTTGATGCTCACACGGATTTGATGCACGACTACCTCGATCACGGCTCGTGGCTTGCCTACTCACTTGAGGAGCACAGGGTTGAAAGGGCGGCAGTCATTGCCCCCGTCCTCATGATACCCACCACGAAGAGGACGGAGCTCTGGACGAGACGAGTGCGTATTTATCCCGCCCTCCCAAGAACAAGGAAGACCCCTCGCGGATGGAAATCTTATCTCAACCTTGCCAATCACGGCGTTGACGGCGTCGTTGAGGATGCGAGGGAATACCTTGGAGGGGATGTGTACCTGACTGTTGACCTGGACGTTCTCAGGCCGGAGTACAGGATTGCTAGGTTTCAGCACGGTGAATTGACCCTTGATGAACTTTTGGAGCTCCTTGAGAGGGTTACGAAAGCGTTCAACGTGGTGGCCTTCGATGTGGCGGAGGTTTCGGACAGGATAAAGCGCTCCAGACTTGGGAAGGAAGCGCTGATTGAGGTTTTCCGGCTTCTGATGGAGGGATGA
- a CDS encoding translation initiation factor IF-2B subunit alpha (eIF-2BA; catalyzes the binding of GTP to IF2), which yields MLPREVLSVLEEMRSERIRGASWLAMKGAEAYIALAETFEGEELEEAVKEMKTEVPSVNRTMASLYNLARFIPVTGDPAVVRAKAEEFIKLAEEAKREIGNIGSELIDENEVVITHSFSSAVLEVFKSARRNGKRFRVILTESAPDYEGIALANELHSLGIPHEVITDAQLGLFAKNATLALVGADNIARDGAIFNKAGTYPLALACHDVGVPFYAAAESFKLHPELTSDEVEIVERPYTRQGYKIRNFIFDVTPWRYVRGIITEFGVLVPPKEI from the coding sequence ATGCTTCCACGGGAAGTCCTTTCGGTACTAGAGGAGATGCGCTCAGAGCGCATAAGGGGAGCGAGCTGGCTCGCAATGAAAGGCGCGGAGGCGTACATAGCCCTCGCGGAGACTTTTGAAGGAGAGGAGCTGGAAGAGGCAGTCAAGGAGATGAAAACAGAGGTTCCCTCTGTTAACAGGACGATGGCCTCCCTCTACAACCTCGCTCGATTTATCCCGGTAACCGGAGACCCTGCGGTGGTGCGGGCGAAGGCGGAGGAGTTCATAAAACTGGCCGAGGAGGCCAAAAGGGAAATCGGAAACATTGGAAGCGAGCTCATAGACGAAAACGAGGTAGTGATAACCCACTCCTTCTCCTCGGCCGTTCTTGAGGTCTTTAAATCCGCCCGGAGGAATGGAAAGAGGTTCAGAGTCATCCTAACCGAGAGTGCTCCCGACTATGAGGGGATAGCCCTGGCAAACGAGCTCCACTCCCTGGGCATACCCCACGAGGTCATCACAGACGCTCAGCTCGGTCTCTTTGCCAAAAATGCAACCCTAGCCCTCGTTGGGGCCGATAATATAGCCCGAGATGGGGCTATCTTTAACAAGGCGGGAACGTACCCTCTAGCCCTCGCCTGTCACGACGTCGGGGTACCTTTCTATGCCGCCGCGGAGAGCTTCAAACTTCACCCTGAGCTCACGAGTGATGAGGTTGAGATAGTTGAGAGGCCGTACACGAGGCAGGGTTACAAGATAAGGAACTTCATCTTCGACGTGACTCCTTGGAGGTACGTCCGCGGGATAATCACGGAGTTTGGAGTGCTCGTCCCACCCAAGGAGATTTGA